The Coccidioides posadasii str. Silveira chromosome 3, complete sequence genome contains a region encoding:
- a CDS encoding uncharacterized protein (EggNog:ENOG410PHQA~COG:S), whose product MAPPTQRKWEKAKVYSKRGFDKAWHTLDKLGRPINRLSNKLGAEAFWPTTLDLESEKAARILRSFCKDGFYAEIDSGNGTKPTEGIPRGKQRVVKRIPASVIKQAKGLAIFTTMRTGLWVSGSGGSGVLLGRIKETGEWSPPSGIMTHTAGLGFLAGVDIYDCVVVINTYEALEAFKAVRCTLGGEVAASAGPIGAGGNLETEVHKRQAPVWTYIKGRGFYAGVQIEGTIVIERCDENERFYGERISVSDILAGKTKRPPSSIKTLMQTLKAAQGDGDVKEDMLPSGDTPGDIDLTGTFGIPDADDPDPYGVKALEREGILIREAGTRQIPKLDAFDYRPISLSPKSARFSASGSRRSSVRNSLGSFGSADRGTQTDDSYFEQSGYSPTSTSPPRSVTSYTFPRAVKAAEAEELDYESTHFKHEDVKHVPVRRVNLSDHNVPIVSASAPASFAKARLVTIPKRVPPILPPRNPERVVSPVSSRSEIDDSATLSSISPVDEETSIADIQNRLRRLRSGESQSPAEDDRGRSTERDDFHSAPASPSRTEELVQDSTLEKAH is encoded by the coding sequence ATGGCGCCGCCGACGCAACGAAAATGGGAAAAGGCCAAAGTCTACTCCAAACGAGGATTCGATAAGGCATGGCACACTCTTGACAAACTTGGACGTCCGATAAACCGCTTGTCGAATAAACTGGGCGCTGAAGCCTTCTGGCCGACGACTCTAGATCTAGAGAGCGAGAAGGCGGCGCGGATCCTGCGAAGTTTCTGCAAAGATGGTTTCTATGCGGAAATAGACAGTGGAAATGGTACAAAACCCACCGAGGGGATCCCGCGAGGGAAACAAAGGGTAGTGAAAAGGATCCCGGCGTCGGTCATCAAGCAAGCAAAGGGATTGGCTATCTTTACAACCATGAGAACGGGTCTCTGGGTTAGTGGATCTGGAGGCAGCGGCGTTCTGCTCGGAAGAATCAAAGAGACGGGAGAATGGAGTCCCCCGTCCGGAATTATGACGCATACAGCTGGGCTAGGATTCCTTGCCGGAGTGGATATCTACGATTGCGTAGTGGTAATAAATACCTATGAGGCCCTGGAAGCCTTCAAAGCCGTCCGCTGCACACTCGGTGGCGAAGTGGCTGCCTCAGCTGGTCCGATTGGCGCAGGTGGTAATCTGGAGACTGAGGTCCACAAACGACAAGCTCCAGTTTGGACGTATATAAAAGGTCGGGGGTTTTATGCCGGTGTCCAAATAGAAGGAACCATTGTGATTGAGCGATGTGACGAAAACGAGCGGTTTTACGGCGAGAGAATATCCGTCAGCGATATATTGGCAGGCAAAACTAAAAGGCCCCCGTCGTCAATTAAAACGTTGATGCAGACACTGAAAGCAGCCCAGGGCGATGGTGACGTCAAGGAAGATATGCTGCCTTCTGGTGACACTCCTGGTGATATTGATTTAACAGGAACGTTCGGTATCCCAGATGCCGATGACCCAGACCCCTATGGCGTCAAAGCCTTGGAGAGAGAAGGCATCCTTATCAGAGAAGCTGGTACTCGTCAAATCCCGAAATTGGACGCCTTTGACTACCGGCCAATTTCTCTCAGCCCGAAATCTGCGAGATTCAGCGCTTCAGGTTCAAGAAGATCCAGCGTCCGCAACAGCCTAGGGAGCTTTGGAAGCGCTGATCGAGGGACCCAGACCGACGATTCTTATTTCGAACAAAGCGGCTACTCCCCTACGAGTACAAGTCCTCCTCGAAGCGTCACAAGCTATACCTTTCCTCGAGCCGTCAAGGCTGCCGAAGCGGAGGAGCTCGACTATGAATCCACACATTTCAAACACGAAGATGTCAAGCATGTTCCGGTACGGCGAGTCAATTTATCCGACCACAACGTGCCCATTGTTAGCGCATCAGCACCAGCATCGTTCGCAAAGGCGCGGCTCGTCACCATACCTAAGCGTGTCCCTCCTATTCTACCCCCGCGCAACCCTGAACGTGTCGTCTCTCCAGTTTCGAGTCGCTCAGAGATCGATGACTCTGCCACGCTGTCATCCATTTCTCCGGTCGACGAGGAGACAAGCATTGCCGATATTCAAAACCGATTAAGGCGGCTTCGGTCCGGCGAATCTCAATCACCCGCAGAGGACGACCGTGGTCGGTCAACAGAACGTGATGATTTCCATTCTGCACCTGCGTCGCCGTCCAGGACTGAAGAGCTGGTCCAAGACTCAACGCTAGAAAAGGCGCATTAA